In the Azospirillum humicireducens genome, GCGCGATCAAGGTGCAGGACCTGGACGAGAACGACGAGTATGTCGACGTTGCGATCATCTCCATCGGTAAGCAATCCTTCACCAGCACCTGGTCTGGCACGCTGGAGACGCTGCTGACGGTCGATGCCGCCTACAACGACATCGCGGTCAGCGCGGCCGATGGCAAGGGCAAGCTCTCCGTCGCCTCCATGACCATGGTCCAGGACCTGAAGCCGGAGGCCAGCACCGGCGGCGCCAGCCTGTGGAGCGGCCCGTCCGCCTTCGCCTTCAGCGGCCTGTCGCTACTCGACGACAAGAACAAGGAGTTGATGAAGCTCGGCAGCGCCACCGCCGAAGCCGCCTACGTCCGTGTCGACCTGACCAAGGTCAGCGCCCTGCAGAAGCTGTCGAAACAGACCGCCGCCATGGGCGTGGCCCCGAACAAGACCGAGCTGTTGTCGAATCTGCAGGGCATCTTCGGCAGCGTCACCGCCGCGATTCGCCTGTCCAACCTGTCCTTCGTCAAACCGGAGGATGGGACCAGCGTGACGCTGGGCCAGTTCGCCTTCCACAGCGGCCTGACCGATCTCGACCAGCCGCAATCGACCGTCAGCATGGGCATCGAAGCCCGCGACTTCGCCATGACGCCGTCGCCGGCCCCCGCAGCCTTCACCCCGCGCGCCTTCGAGATCAAGCTGTCGGCCGCCAAGCTGCCGAACAGCGCCCTGTGGAAGGCCTTCACCGAGTACGCCAAGACCATCGAGGCGCAAGAGGCCCCGCCGCCGAAGAAGGGCGCCAAGGCCCCGCCGCCGCCGCCGTCGCCAGAGGTCATCATGCTGCAGACGATGGCCGCGATGGGCGAGGCCGGGACCGAGCTGCGCATCGACGCGCTGAACCTCGACACCCCCGCCACCGCCGGCACCGCCACCGGCGCCCTGAAGGTCGCCACCCCGGCCGCCTTCGGCGTCACCGGCGGCGCCACCGTCCTGCTGCGCGGCATCGACGCCGCGGTGAAGGCGATGCAGCCGGCGCCTGGGACCAAGCCCGACAAGGAGACGCAGGATCTGCTCGCCGGTCTGGCGATGGTCCAGGCCCTGGGCCAGGCCGGGAAGGACGACAGCGGCGCCGAGATCCGCACCTACAAGATCGACGTCACGGAGGCCGGCCAGCTGCTGCTGAACGGTGCAGACATGACCGCCTTGCTGGCCGGCGGCAGCGAGCCGGCTCCGGCACCGGCTCCGAAGAAGAAGTAAGGGAAAAGTCCGGGGGAGGGGACATCGTCGCCTCCCCCGCCGCGACACCCCGCCGCACACCTCCCGCGGTTGCACGGCACAAGCCTCTTGAACGGCCGGGACGCTTTCACATATCTCCGCCGTCTTGACGCCAACACCCGTGCAAAACCAACGAAGGTGCCCCCATGACCGAGGAACGGCTCAGTTTTCAAGCCGAGGTCAGCCGTCTGCTCGACATCGTCGCCCACTCGCTCTACAGCGAGAAGGAAGTCTTCCTGCGCGAATTGGTCTCCAACGCGTCGGACGCCTGCGACCGCCTGCGCTACGCGGCCCTGACCCAGCCGGAACTCTCGGCCGACGATCCGAACCTCAAGGTCCGCCTGCTGGTCGACAAGGACTTGCGGACCCTGACCGTCGCCGACAACGGCATCGGCATGAACCGCGAGGATCTGGTCGAGAATCTCGGCACCATCGCCCGCTCCGGCACCGCCGCCTTCATGAAGTCGCTGGAAGGCGCGGAAAAGGCTGACGGCAAGAAGGACGTCAACCTGATCGGCCAGTTCGGCGTCGGCTTCTATTCCGCCTTCATGGCCGCCGACAAGGTGACGGTCCTGACCCGCAAGGCCGGCGAACCCCATGGCTGGCGTTGGGAATCCGACGGCAAGGGCGAGTTCACCATCGCCGAGGCCGACGGCCTGTCGCGCGGCACGAAGATAGTGCTGCACCTGCGCCAGGGCGACGACGAATATCTCGACGAGGCCCGGCTGGGCGGCATCGTCCGCAAATATTCCGACCACATCGCCATCCCGATCCTGTTCGGCGAGGGTGACGACGCCAAGGCGCTGAACAGCGCGTCGGCCCTGTGGACCCGGTCGAAGTCGGAGATCACCGCCGACCAGTACAAGGAATTCTACCACCATGTCGGGCACGCCTTCGACGATCCGTGGCTGACCCTGCACTGGCGGGCCGAAGGGGCGCTGGAATACACCAACCTGCTCTATGTGCCCTCGACCAAGCCGTTCGACCTGTTCGACCCCAAGCGCGCCCACCGGGTGAAGCTGTACGTCAAGCGCGTCTTCATCACCGACGCGGCGGAAGGTCTGATCCCGCCCTATCTGCGCTTCCTGCGCGGCGTGGTCGACAGCGAGGATCTGCCGCTGAACATCAGCCGCGAGATGCTGCAGCACAACCCGATGCTGGCCAAGATCAAGGCCGGCATCACCCGGCGCGTCCTGTCGGAGCTGTCGAAGAAGGCCAAGGACACGGAGAACGCGGCCGAATATGACAGCTTCTGGGAAAACTTCGGCGCGGTGCTGAAGGAAGGCCTCTATGAGGATTACGAGCACCGGGACGAGTTGCTGAAGCTGCTGCGCTTCCGCACCACCGCCGGCGAGGAACTGGTGTCGCTGGAGCAGTATGTCGCCCGCATGAAGGAAGGCCAGGACGCCATCTACACCATCAGCGGCGACGACATCGACACCCTGCTGCGCAGCCCGCAGCTGGAAGGCTTCAAGGCCAAGGGCGTCGAGGTTCTGCTGCTGACCGATCCGGTGGACGAGTTCTGGATGCCGTCGGTCGGCGTCTATGACGGCAAGCCCTTCAAGTCCGTGACCCGCGGCGGCGCCGATCTCGGCAAGATCAAGGGCGGGGAGACCGAAAAGCCGGAGGAGGAGAAGACACCGGAAGGCGAGCTGACCGACCTGCTGGCCCTGCTGAAGCTGACCCTGTCCGATGCGGTGAAGGATGTCCGCAAGTCCGAACGCCTGACCGACAGCGCCGTCTGTCTGGTCGCCGACGACAACGACATGGACATGCATCTGGAGCGGCTGCTGAAGCAGCACAAGCAGCTGAACGGCGAGGCCGGCAAACGCATCCTGGAGATCAACCCCTCGCATGCCCTGATCAAGCGGCTGGCCGAGCGGGCCAAGGGCAGCGGTGCGACCGACGCGCTGGAGGATGCGGCGTGGCTGCTGCTGGACCAGGCCCGCATCGTCGAGGGCGAGCCCCTGCCCGACCCCGCCGCCTTCGCCCGCCGTCTGGCGAGCGCGATGGAGAAGGGGCTGGCGTAAGGATCGCCGTCGGCAGGACAATGCGATGAACAGGCCCTCTCCTCCACGGAGGAGGGGGCTTTTCCTTATCCCCGCCCCACCCGGTCGGCAGGGAAGACCAGCGACATGACCGTGCCCTCGTCACGACGGCTGACGACATCCAGTCGTCCTCCATGCAGTTCGATCAGGCGCTTGGTCAGGGGAAGGCCCAGCCCGGTGCCGACCTGGGCGCGGGCCAGTGCGCTGTCGATCTGCCCCCAGGGCTCCAGCGCCTTCGCCAGCTCTTCCCCGGTCATGCCGATGCCGGTGTCATGCACCGAGAGCCACAGCGCGCCGCCGGCCGCCACGCGGGCGCCCAGCGTCACCACACCATCGACCGGCGTGAACTTCACCGCGTTCGACAGCAGGTTCAGCAGCATCTGGCGCAGCTTGCGTTCGTCCGCGCGCAAGGGCGGCAGGTCGGTGGGCACGGTGGTGACGATGCGCACGCCATGGCGCGACGCCCGTTCGGCCAGCAGCCGCGCGGTGCCGATCGCCACCCGCAACACATCCACCGTCCCATCCACCAGTTCCAGCCGGTCGGCATCGGCCTTGGACAGGTCGAGCAGGTCGTTGATCAGTTCCATCAGGTGCCGGCCGCTCTCGGCGATGTCGCGGGCATAGTCGCGATAGAGCGGAATCGCGTGCGGTCCCGCCACCTCCTGCTCCAGCAGCTCGGCGAATCCCATCATCGCGGTCAGCGGAGTGCGGATCTCGTGGCTCATGTTGGCGAGGAAGGCCGTCTTGGCCCGGATCGCCCGCTCGGCTTGCCGACGCGCCTCCTCCAGCTGGCGGGCGCGCAGATCGGTCTGTTCGGCGGAACGCGCCATCAGCCCGGTCACCGTGCCGACGCCGAGATAGCGGCCCTGGTCCACCACGAGAAAGCCGGTCACCAGCGCCGCCGGCTTCAGCCGGGCCAGACGCCGCCCGATCTCCGCCAGCGGAGTCGTCCCCTCGACCAGCAGCGGAGCCGGGTCCATAAGGGCCGACACCGGGACGTCCGCGTCATCGTTGCCGCCAGCCGCCGGAAGCCGGCTGCGCTCCAGCAGGCCGACGACACAGCCCTCGCCATCGACAACCGGAATGGCGGGCAAATCCGGTTGGCGGTTGAAGCGGGCCGTTGCCGCCGCACAATCCTGTGCGGGTGCCAGCGGCGTCACCGGAACCGCCAGCCCGGCGGCGGTGAAGGCGGGTTCATCCATGTGCGCCTCCGGCGCGGCCGGTACGGGAAGCGGCGGATCGAATGGCGTCACGGCATCTCCCCCCTCCCTATCCGGCTTACTCCTGTCCGGTCGGCACCGGTCGCGGAATGCGCGGCGCTCTTTCGGGAAAACCTAGCAGCGGATTATGAGCAATTGGTTTCCAATCCGCCCATCCATCCCGACACGGCCCTATACGAAAGTCCTATAGCCATGAAAGAAGAGGCTTTTGGACGTTCGGCCGTCCGGCTGTGACCTGGGCATTTGAGAATGGCTCCGAAACACAGTATGATGGTCGGGTATTCGGGGTGCCGCGTTCGGCCGACCGGACTTGTCCGTCCGGCCTGCCTTCCCTGTCGGCATTCCGGGCATCAGGGAGACACGGAGGGGCGATCCGCCGCCCGCCACACAGAACAGGATTACAGGGGATGTCCATGCCCTCGCGCCTCGAAGAATTGTGCGTGAAGAAGGGATTGAAGATGACCGACCAGCGCCGCGTGATTTCGCGCGTGCTGTCGGAGGCGACGGACCATCCCGATGTGGAGGAGGTGCACCGCCGTGCATCGGCCATCGACCCGCGCATTTCCATCGCCACCGTCTACCGGACGATGCGGTTGTTCGAGGAAGCGCATGTGATCGACCGCCTCGATTTCGGCGATGGCCGCGCTCGCTACGAAGAAGCGAGAACCGATCACCACCATCATCTGATCGATGTCGATTCCGGTGAAGTCATCGAATTCACCAATGATGAAATGGAACGGCTGAAGGAAAGCATTGCCAGCGAACTGGGCTATGACCTGATCGGCCATCGGCTTGAACTGTACGGCGTCCCGCGCAAGCGCCGCGCCGATAAATCTGAGTCTTAACTAGATAGCGGACTCCGCGGCGTTGCGCACAAGAGGTGGCTGCTGACTTTACCCCCATCCGGAATCGCCACACGCGCAACGGGCGGGTCAAGCGGCCATCGCTTGCGGGGTGCATCGGGTGCCGGTCTGGACCTTGCAGGTCGATGGCCCAAGGTTAGGCGAGGAGCAAACCTCACTGACCGGAACCGGCCGCACCATGGATGACCGCCACGACGACCGCCCCGACACCCGGCACGAAAGCCCGCCGATCATGTCCGGGGCCGAACCGATCACAATCCAGGGCTCCAGCCCTAACTCAGTTGGCCCGGCTCCTGTTGGCCCGGATCCCGTTCTCGAACGGCTGGACCGGCTGTCCGACTTGCTGCTGCGCCGCATCGACCGGTTGGAGGAGCGGGTCCGCAGCCTGGAGCAGGACAATGGCGAGATCATAAATCTGCTGATCGCCGTCAAGGCCGGTCTCGAAGAGGCATCCGGCGACCTGATCGCACAGCTTGAGGACGCCGAGGATGCCGCCGAGGCCGATGCGGGGAGCGAAGATGGGGCGGAGGACGGCCTGCTGTTCGAAACGCCCAGCGGCCCGACGATGCTGCATTGACGGCACCGCGGCTCGCGGCAGACCTGGAACCGTTCCCAGGGTTGCCGTAAAAGACCTTGCCCGCCATACCGCGGCGGCCGGATAAACGGCGCATGCAGACCTTCCCCCTCCCCGATCCTGCGCCCCGGACCAGCCTCGCGCCGCCGGCGCTCCTGCCGGCGCAGCATCTCGAATTGCCGACGTCCGCTTCTCCGGTCTCCGATCCGTTGGTCTGCGGTCCGTCCGGCGTCGCCTTCTTCGACTTCGACGGCACGCTGATCCACGGCGACAGCCTGCCGATGTTCGTCGGCGAGGTGATCGGCCGGCACCGCGCCGCCCTGGCGCTGGCCGACGCCATCCGTTCGGCGATGCACCGCCATGTCCGCGGCCGGGGGCCGGGCTGCGATTTCCCCGGATCGGTGAAGGCGATCTATCTGAAGCGCACCCTTCGCGGTCTACCGGTGGCCGACGCGCTGGCCGCGGCCGAGCGGATGGCGCCCCGCGTCCGCTGGCACCAGCCCATGCTGGAGGTGCTGAAGGAGCATCGCCGGCAGGGACGCCGGGTGGTGGTCGCAACCGGCGCGCTCGACCTCTATATGCCGGCCCTTCTGCGCGGGCTGGAGGTGGACGACCTGTTGGCCACGGGAATGGAAGTGGCGGACGGCAAGCTGACCGGCAGCCTCAGCACCGCCAACTGCGTACGCCTGGACAAGGCCGAGCGTGTGACCGCCTGGATCGCCGGCAACGGCCCGGTCGCCGCCACCTGGGGTTATGGCAACCACCCCAGCGACCTGCCGATGCTGGCGCTGATGCACAAGGGCGAAGTGATCCGCATTCGACGAAGGTCGAACCGCAGGTAGCAACCGTTTACAACCCGCCTGCCGCGCCGCATACTTCTTGCCGTCCATAAAAAAAACATGATGGACGGAGGGGAAACGTGAGCTTCAGCATCGACGCCGACATCGGGATGCCGGGCTATGGCGGGCGCCGTGCCGTGGTTGCCGATGCCGACCGCATCCAGCGCGAGGCGCTGGCAGGCCATCTCTCCGGCCGCGGTTTCCAGGTTTCGCAGACCGACGATGCGCTGGAGGCGTTGACCATCATCGGTGCGGAGGCGCCGGTGGTCGCATTGCTGCCCTTGCACCATGAAGGCGACGAGGGCGACCGGGCCGCGGCACTGGCGGCGATGCTTTACCCGCAGACGCGCATCCTGATGACCGGCCCCCGCCTGCAGAATGCCGCCTTTCCCATCCTGTCCCGCCCGGTCGACCTGACCGCACTCGACCGCTGGCTGGACGAGGCGACGGCATAGGGTCGGCCATGAGCCCTGCCGCTTTTCCCTATTGGACGCCGGTCTCTCCGAAGCCCGCCACATGCTTCAGCTTTTGCGGGTTGGCGATCTGGTAGATCCGCCGGATGCGGCCATCTGCGATGTCGAAGGCCAGCACGCTGCGGAAGGAGCCGCCCAGTTCGGCCAGCAGCCCCGGTCCGCCATTCACCCGCACCTGCACGAAGCCGAACCCGACGCCCCGCTTGCGCTGAACGCCCAGCAGGAAGCGGGCGATGCGCTCGGCACCGAAGAGCGGATTGACCGCCGTCCGC is a window encoding:
- the htpG gene encoding molecular chaperone HtpG; this translates as MTEERLSFQAEVSRLLDIVAHSLYSEKEVFLRELVSNASDACDRLRYAALTQPELSADDPNLKVRLLVDKDLRTLTVADNGIGMNREDLVENLGTIARSGTAAFMKSLEGAEKADGKKDVNLIGQFGVGFYSAFMAADKVTVLTRKAGEPHGWRWESDGKGEFTIAEADGLSRGTKIVLHLRQGDDEYLDEARLGGIVRKYSDHIAIPILFGEGDDAKALNSASALWTRSKSEITADQYKEFYHHVGHAFDDPWLTLHWRAEGALEYTNLLYVPSTKPFDLFDPKRAHRVKLYVKRVFITDAAEGLIPPYLRFLRGVVDSEDLPLNISREMLQHNPMLAKIKAGITRRVLSELSKKAKDTENAAEYDSFWENFGAVLKEGLYEDYEHRDELLKLLRFRTTAGEELVSLEQYVARMKEGQDAIYTISGDDIDTLLRSPQLEGFKAKGVEVLLLTDPVDEFWMPSVGVYDGKPFKSVTRGGADLGKIKGGETEKPEEEKTPEGELTDLLALLKLTLSDAVKDVRKSERLTDSAVCLVADDNDMDMHLERLLKQHKQLNGEAGKRILEINPSHALIKRLAERAKGSGATDALEDAAWLLLDQARIVEGEPLPDPAAFARRLASAMEKGLA
- a CDS encoding sensor histidine kinase, which encodes MDEPAFTAAGLAVPVTPLAPAQDCAAATARFNRQPDLPAIPVVDGEGCVVGLLERSRLPAAGGNDDADVPVSALMDPAPLLVEGTTPLAEIGRRLARLKPAALVTGFLVVDQGRYLGVGTVTGLMARSAEQTDLRARQLEEARRQAERAIRAKTAFLANMSHEIRTPLTAMMGFAELLEQEVAGPHAIPLYRDYARDIAESGRHLMELINDLLDLSKADADRLELVDGTVDVLRVAIGTARLLAERASRHGVRIVTTVPTDLPPLRADERKLRQMLLNLLSNAVKFTPVDGVVTLGARVAAGGALWLSVHDTGIGMTGEELAKALEPWGQIDSALARAQVGTGLGLPLTKRLIELHGGRLDVVSRRDEGTVMSLVFPADRVGRG
- a CDS encoding Fur family transcriptional regulator, whose translation is MPSRLEELCVKKGLKMTDQRRVISRVLSEATDHPDVEEVHRRASAIDPRISIATVYRTMRLFEEAHVIDRLDFGDGRARYEEARTDHHHHLIDVDSGEVIEFTNDEMERLKESIASELGYDLIGHRLELYGVPRKRRADKSES
- a CDS encoding HAD family hydrolase codes for the protein MQTFPLPDPAPRTSLAPPALLPAQHLELPTSASPVSDPLVCGPSGVAFFDFDGTLIHGDSLPMFVGEVIGRHRAALALADAIRSAMHRHVRGRGPGCDFPGSVKAIYLKRTLRGLPVADALAAAERMAPRVRWHQPMLEVLKEHRRQGRRVVVATGALDLYMPALLRGLEVDDLLATGMEVADGKLTGSLSTANCVRLDKAERVTAWIAGNGPVAATWGYGNHPSDLPMLALMHKGEVIRIRRRSNRR